The following DNA comes from Peribacillus sp. FSL E2-0218.
CATATCCAAAAACAGTTACATCGACATCATGGTGGCGAACTTCGGTAGAAATGACAACATCCCCTACGTTAAGTGCGGGATGATATCCGCCGGCAGAACCCGTATTGATGATCGCATCCGGTTTGAATTTTTCCAAGAGCACCGCCGTTGACATAGCGGCATTCACTTTACCGATGCCGGATTTAAGCAATATGACCTCGACACCGTCCAGTTTTCCTGTATTGAATTCGGAACCGGCAATGGTCACCTGCTCCAAACCTTCCAATTTATCACGTAAAATCGTAACTTCTTCTTCCATTGCTCCGATTATGGCTACTTTCATTAGTAAAAAACCTCTTCCTATAATTTTTCCGCCTCCATAATCCAGACAAATTGATTGCAGCGCTCGAAGTTCACAGAATACCCATGCTTTTCAAGAACACTTTCCAAAAAAGGAATGGTTGTATAATATTCCGTTTGCAAATCGTTCGCCAAATTATGAAAGCCTGCCTGCTTTGCATCGGAAATCGCTTTTTCATGCGCTTCCTTTGATTGATACATCGTATCCGCAAACACTATTTTACCACCAGTATTCAGTAACTTTCCATAGCTGGCTATCGCTTTTTCTTTTTCTTCATCCGTTAAATGATGAAATGCATACGTACTGACGATCGAATCCACACTTTCCGGCTCCGGGAAATCCATGAAATCGCCATCGGCTATATGCGTTACATTGCCAAGCTTCCCGACCGCAATTTCCCTCATTGCAGGTGAAGGCTCGATTCCCGTAACCTTAAGGCCTTTTTTCAATAACCTCTCCGTTAAATTCCCGGTGCCCACTCCGAACTCCAGAACATGGCCATGAGCCCGATTCGTCACGCTATCCAAGATCCTATCATAGTGTTTAAATACCTCTTGATATTCAATATCGTGTCCACCGACAGTATCATCATACGATTTCGACCATTCCTCAAATAAATCCAAAAATTCTCTGCCCATTTTTTATCACCTTTTTATTATAATATAATAAAGCCTATAAGTATAATATGAATTAAACACAAAAAAGTGCTGTTTATTTAGGCAAATTCACCATGCAGCAAAGATTTGCCTAAGCACTCTTTTATTATAATACAATAAAACCTATAAGTATAATATGAAATAATATGAAAAACCGTGCCGTTTTTTTAGGCAAACCCTCATTCCGTTTTAGATTCGGCTAAAATGGTGTGTTAAACTAACATTATCTACTATGTTGGAGGGAAGCCTTAATGAATTTTCAGCTCGACTTAAATTTATTCGAAGATAAAATAGAGTTTTTCGAGGCAGAAAGCATCAAGAATCTCGAAGAAAAAATCCAGGCGCAAATCGAAATCAATAAAGCGATCATGCTCCAGGTTCATTCGGTCTCACATCAAATGTATGTAAGCGAGGAAGGCAGACGTTTTTATAGTGCTGTCGTTCATTTCAAGGCAAAAAAATGACCAAGCAAAAAGCCCCCGGGAGGAGTGTTCCTTCCGGGGGCTTACTAGTTTGGGACTATTTGCGTTTATCATTAACCTTCAATTCTTCTACTTTTACAGGTTTCCAGCCAGAGCCGTCGACCCATTCAATATGGACCCGATAGGTTTTTGGATTGTCCCCTTCAGATACGGTACCGATTGCCGTGTTGGGCGAACCGCCGTTTTGAAGCCACCATAGCCTCATGCCGCCTTGATCGATCCCAGCTCCAAGCGCAATGGCTTTACTCATTTCGTTCCAGTCGACGGAGCCCTTTTGAAAGCTTGTCGTATGCTCACCGGATTGCTCGGTCCCGACTGGTTTCCAGCCCTCACTCTTATAGGTGGCCGCAACATTGCCATCTCCGCTTCCTTCCACTTCCACAAGCTCGGCATCTCCCGCTTTATCCGAAGCTTCTTCATCCTCTGTTGCCTTTTCTTCCTCTTCCTCCGTTGCATTAAGATCTTCGTCCGCTTCCTTCTCTGAATCTTTTTCTTCCACTTTCCCAGCAGGCTTGTCCAATTTGCCCTTATCTTTATCGGTAATTTGCTTCGGTTCCGTCGTGGTTGGATTAGCTTCTGTACCCCCATCACTTAAGAAAATGGTGATGGCGACAATGACGATTAAAATGGAAACGATGGTTATTGCGATATTGTATATTTTATTTACTTTTCTTTTTTGATCTCGCTGATTGAATCGTGAGCCCAAGGTCCATTCCTCCCTTACCATTTCATTACTGCCCCCATTTTAACATGATTCAGCGACAGATAGAAGGGAAGGGTTTCCTACACTTTTCGTCATATCTCGTATCAGTCCTGGTCCTTGGCGTATATAACTTTTACAATATCTGAAAAAAGCGGCGTCATGCTGGAGCTATTCTCCTTCGTTTCAAAATTCACGGCAACGAGCGCATATTCGGGATTTTTATAAGGGAAGTAGCCAGCAAACCATTTATTGAGCTCCCCTTTTTCTATATTCGTCTGAGCTGTTCCTGATTTACCCGCAACCTCCACAGGCAAATCTCTCAAGGAAGCACCGGTCCCTTTTTCTTCGGTCACAACCTTCCTTAGGAGCTGCTGCATCTTCATCGCCGTATACGGAGAAAGTGTCTCCCCTCCCATGCTTTGATTCTTAAAGTCGACCACAGTCGTACTATTGTTGAATTCAACCTTGGAAACGGCTTTGACTTGTTCCTTCTTGCCGCCGCGGGCGATCGTGGCCATCATGTTCGCTATCGCCAGGGGTGTCGTTTGGACGTCTTGCTGGCCGATGGCGGTTTTGGCAATCATCTTGGGATCTTTCTTTAAATCATCGTCGTGCCAGACCTTTCCGGTTTGTTCATGGTACAACTGAGTGACTTTCGTATGATATACATCACCTTTCCAGCCCGTTTCACCTATCAACCCTAACTTCTTCGCATAGTTTTCCAGAAAGTCAGGATCCTTCTCGGCAATTTCCTGTGACAATTCGGCGAATGTCCTGTTACAGCTTTGGGCAAAGCTGCTTTCAAAATTCAGCATCCCCAATTCCCTCTGCTTATCCGTCCTTCCATCAATCGTCAAGTTACAATTGAATGTCCTGGAGGGACTCGCCGCCTTATGATCGATGGCGGCTGCGGCCGTGACCGTTTTAAAGACGGACCCTGGCGTTTTTTGAGTCAGCATCATATTGACTGCTCCTGCTCCATTCGGGTCTTTAATATTTAGGGCCGGACGCGATACCATCGCGACGATTTCACTTTTTTTAATATCGATCAGCACGAGTCCGCCTTTTTTTATGCCGCGTTCATCAACCAGCTTTTCCGCCTTTTCCTGTATTTGTTTATCAATCGTCGTCACGACCTTCACAGGATACAAGGGGTTGGCCGGTTCCACGTATTTAACATCGACACCAAACATCGGGCCGCCGCTTGCGTCCACATGAAAAACGAGCTTCGATTCCCCTGCCGAAAGCAAAAACTCATCAAAGGTCCTTTGCAGTCCTGTATTGCCGATTTTCGTTTCGGGGGACAAATTCAAGTCCGGATAACGTTTTTTCTTCTCGGCATCCGATATATTCGTCGTGCCGATCAATTGCGCTGCGGGTGTTTGATTGTGATACAGCTTTTCGTTCACGGCAAAGACGCCGGGTATCTTCAATTGATTGATCGCCTTCGATTGGCTCGCCGTCAACTCGATCGGGTCATCCCCGCCGAATATGAATGGTTCATCCGCTTGTTCGATTGCCCGTTTCAGCTCACTTTCCGATCTGCCGATAATCGAAGCAATCTCATCTATAGGCCATGTCATTTTTTTCAGAAATGGAAACAGCACGAGCGTGGGGATTTCTTCATGAGCAAGCGGCTCCCCATTCCTGTCATAAAACTTTCCGCGTCCATCATCAATCTTCAATATTTGGGAACGCTGCTCCACGCTTGCTTCTATCAGGTTCACATCATGCTTTGAAAAAGATTCTGTCGATACAAGCTGAATGTAAACAAGCCTGCCTATGAGTATCAGCATGCAAGTGGTCAAAAAAATAGCCAGCAACCTCAATCGTTTCTTTTTCATAAAATACACCTCGTAAACATTGTTGACGAGGTGCGAATTTTTAAACAATTATGAACAACTTTGCCGCAACATTTTTTCCCGCAAAAAAGAGGAGGCCCATATGGACATCCTCTTTAATCTGTAAGTGGATCAGCTGATGGATACGATTTTGACGCTCATTTCGCCGCCAGGTGTCATGATCGATACCTTGTCACCGACTCTTTTGCCCATTAGGCTTTTCGCGATCGGGGAATCATTGGAGATCTTCCCTTCGAATGGATCCGCTTCAACGCTACCAACGATGGAATAGGTCTCTTCGTCACCATTAGGAAGTTCAACGAATGTTACCGTCTTCCCAAGTGAAACGGTATCTGTATTCGAATCATCGCCTTCGATGATTTTCGCATTGCGGATCATGTTTTCGATCGTTGTGATACGGCCTTCAACGAAAGCTTGCTCCTCTTTTGCCGAATCGTACTCGGAGTTCTCGGAAAGGTCACCAAAACTGCGGGCGATCTTGATTCTCTCCACTACTTCTTTCCGTTTAACCGTTTTTAATTGTTCCAGTTCTTGTTCAAGTTTTAACTTACCTTCTTTAGTCATTGGATATTCTTTTTCAATTGCCAAAACCCTTCACTCCTTCAAATTCTTTATGCCAAGTTTATGTACTATACAGGACTTAACTCTAAAATCTCGAGTCAAACTATATTAGTGCGCGACTTAAAAAGCACGCACAACCGATACTAAGAAACAACCGTTCTTTAGTATATGAACCGACTGCGGTTAGCAGCCGGTTCATTCTGTATCAAGAATAGAGTATTGCGTTTTCCAACATTTGTCCAGTATTTCCCCCTAAATAAATGGGATTCTTTCAAAAACGGAGGAAAATGGCACCTATCATTATTTATGCTATGTTATTACAAAAAAGACTTTTGTTCAAGGATTGTTTGAATTTTAGTCACCATCAGGTCAATCGCAACATGGTTCTGTCCGCCTTCAGGAATGATGATGTCGGCATAGCGTTTCGTCGGTTCGATGAACTGGTTGTGCATCGGGCGGACGACACTGATATATTGATCGATGACCGATTCTATGGAACGGCCGCGTTCTTTAATGTCACGGGTCATCCTCCGGAGGATTCGCAGGTCCGCATCCGTGTCCACATATAGCTTCATGTCCATCAAATCACGGAGACGTTCATCCTCCAGCACCAAAATCCCCTCAAGGATGATGACATCCTGCGGTTCAACGGCGATGACCTCCTCGGAACGAGTATGGATCGAATAATCATAAACGGGTTTCTCTATCGTTTCATAGCGCAGCAATGCGTTAATGTGATCGATAAGCAAATCATTATCAAATGCCAGCGGATGATCATAATTCGTTTTCAACCGCTCTTCAAACGGCAGATGGCTTTGATCTTTATAGTAATAATCTTGTTCGAGCATCAAGATCGAGTGTCCTTGAAAGAATTCAAAAATGGAACGGGTAACACTTGTTTTACCTGATCCCGACCCTCCTGTAACTCCGATGACCACTGGTTTTTTTCTTGTCATGTCAATTCTCCTTCCGCATCATATTGTTCACATATACTCGATCATCTACCTGAATGCGGACAATTTGAAGCGGATGGCGAGCTGCCTCCAGCTCGTTGCCTGACTCATCCCAGATCGTTCCGATTTTTTGCGTAAAGTTTTCGATTTCCGGCCCAAAAAACTCGACTTCATCTCCAGGCTTGAAGAAATTACGCTGCTGCATGGTCGCGATTTTCGTTTCCTCGTCGTAATCGAGCACCAATCCAGCGAAGTCGAAGCGAGTCTTTACGGTATGATTCCCGAACATTTGCTGTTTATACCCAGGAATTTCCCCTTCCATGAAGGATGATGCCGTCTCACGATTCGCACACTTATCAAGCTCTTCCAGCCATTCCTGCTTGATCGTGAAATGATCGGGATCGGCACAATAAGCATCAATGACCTTGCGATAGACGCTGATTACAGTCGCAATATAATGAATCGATTTCATTCTTCCTTCGACTTTTAAGCTATCAATGCCGATTTCGATCATGCCTGGCAAGGATTCAATCAGCTTTAGGTCTTTCGGGCTCATGGCGAATGGAGCATCTTCTTTTTCGAATAAAGGCTTTTCCCCGTCTTGATCCAGCTCATATAAATCGTAATCCCAACGGCATGACTGGCAACAGCCGCCGCGGTTTGAATCGCGAGCCGTCATATGATTCGAAAGCGTGCAGCGTCCTGAATAAGCAATGCACATCGCACCATGAACGAAGGCTTCGATTTCAATATCGACCTTTTCCTTCATTTCACGGATTTCTTCGGCACTTGTCTCACGGGCCAGCACGACACGCTCCAAGCCCTCCTCTTTCCAATACTGGACAGCCTTCCAGTTCGAAAGGGATTGCTGTGTGCTCAAATGGATTTCCACTTTCGGGGCGACTCTTTTGCACGTCTCGATGATCAGGGGATCAGCGACGATGATTCCATGAACGCCAGCCTCCTGAAGGCCTTCCAAGTATTCTTCAAGACCATCGATATTTTCATTATGCGCGAAGATATTAGTCGTTACATATACTTTCGCACCATACTTCTTCGCGAACTCGACGCCTTCGGTCATTTCCTCGAACGTAAAATTCCCGGCATTGGAACGAAGGCCATATTCCTGTCCGCCAATGAAAACGGCATCTGCGCCATAATGGACCGCTATTTTTAGCTTTTCCAAGTTGCCAGCCGGGGCCAGCAATTCAGGTTTTTTTACAATGACTCTTTTTCCATCCACGATCTTGGAAATTTTATCAGCAATAGCATTCAAGGCTATTCCTCCTCTTTCTCGTACCCTTTTCTTAATAAACCGACTCTTTGAAGAAGAATCCTGTATCCAACTCCCGGCTAACCGGCTGGATCGCTTTGACTTTTTCGTAAAGATCCATTTTCAACTCTTCATACCGGTCGGGCTCCTCTGCACATAAGTCTATCGCTTCCCGGTATAACTTTGTCATTTCCGTAATATATTCAGGGGTTTGCAGCAATCCTTCGATTTTTAATGAATCGATTTCCGCCTCAATCAATTCCTGCAGTTCATCAATCATGCACATATCGTTCGGGCTCATGATATGTGTACCATTTTCATCTTCATAAATCGGATATTTGTTTTCTCGTTCCTTATCATGCAAGAACATATTTCTGCTTTCCTGACGGTTTTCCACTGCCAATTCCTTGCCTTGGTATTCAAAGTAATTTCCGAGAAGCGTACGCTTGGACTGGAATATGCAAGTCATGCCGTGTACCTGCACTTCAAGTTCTACCTCGGCATTTTCCTTCATTTCGATTATCTCGTCCAAGCTTATTTCACGGGCAGCGAGGGCACGGACTGCACCGCGTTTCCCCCAATAATTACAAGTGTACCAGTTCGTCACCGTCATCTCCGTATTCCAGTGCAACGGCATATCGGGGGCAACGGCACGGACTGCCATCAAGACTGCCGGATCACCGAACACGATCCGGTCTGCACCGGCTTCTTTAAGGAAGGTGACGTAGTCTTCAAGCTCGTCCACCTTTTCATTATGAAAGATGGCGTTCATGGACACATACACCTTCTTGCCTGCAGCATGGGCCATCTCTATCGCTTTCTTGACATCCTCAACTGTGAATTCCCCTGCCAGCCTAAGAGCGTAACGCTGCTCGCCAATGACGAATGCGTCAGCGCCAGCTTCAATAAGCTCCGCGATGTGATTGACACTTGTCGGGGTCACGAGTAATTCAGGCTTTTTCATTTTTGTCACCTCTATGTTTACTTATGGCTACACCATCGCCAATCGGCAATATTACGGTATCGAAATGAGGATGGTCATGCAACCACATGTTAAAGTCCCTGATTTTTTTGATGAGAGCTCGCTTACGTCTCGTCATTTCCATGTCTTCGATGTTTTCTGCGACCAAGCCTTTAAATAATACATTATCAGTAATGATTACTCCAGCTTCGGCAAGGAATGGTTCAAACAGTTCAAAGAATCGCTTATACTGCCCCTTGGCGGCATCAACGAAGATGATATCGAATGGTCCGTGTTCGGCTACTTTCGGCCCTGCCTCAAGCGCATCCCCTTCAATGAGGGCGATTCTATTATTCAGTCCAGCTTTCTCGATGTTGGCCCTTGCCTGCCCAATACGAGCTTCATTGCGTTCAAGCGTCACGATTTTGGCTCCTGGCAGCGTTTCGGCCATCCTTATGGCGGAATAGCCGATTGCCGATCCGACCTCCAATATTGCCTGCGGCTGATGGAGCCTTAATATCTGAAGCAGTACCTCAATGCCTTCCGGCTCCATGATCGGCACATTATTTTCCAATGCGAAATCTTCCATCTCCTTGATCAGCCCCGTACGCTCCGGAATCAAGGAATGAAGATATTGTTCTATTTTTCCGTTCAAGATGTTTCCTCCAATGATAAGAAAAACGAAAGCACTTAGCCAGTCCATGCCGTACAAGCCAGGTTCGAATGCCTGCAAGTTATCACCATGGGCTGAAGCAAATATGCTTGATGAGCTGCATTTCCTTATCTTTCAAAATAAAACCCGGCATTCGCCGAGTCACTGATCACCGCTAAAACGGATCCGAAAATTCACTTGTACTATTCTATCATAAAAACAAGGGGAAAGTAATATCTCTCCCCCTTCGTTGCTGTGCTTTTATTTATTGGAAATATGCTCTGCCTTTTTAAGATTATGGTCCTCCAGGTTTTTGGAGTATAGGACTTCTCCTTCCGGTGTGGCCAAGAAGTATAGGAAATCCGTTTTTTCGGGTTTCAATGCCGCTTCGATCGATGTCGTTCCAGCATTGGCAATCGGTCCTGGCGGCAGCCCTTTATTCTTATACGTATTATATGGGGACTTCACATCCAGGTCTTTATAATACACCCGGCTTTTATGGGACCCCTTTGCATACAGCACGGTAGGATCCGTTTGAAGCGGCATATCCTCCTTGATACGGTTGTAGAAGACGGAGGCAATTTTTCCCCGATCGACTTG
Coding sequences within:
- a CDS encoding penicillin-binding transpeptidase domain-containing protein — its product is MKKKRLRLLAIFLTTCMLILIGRLVYIQLVSTESFSKHDVNLIEASVEQRSQILKIDDGRGKFYDRNGEPLAHEEIPTLVLFPFLKKMTWPIDEIASIIGRSESELKRAIEQADEPFIFGGDDPIELTASQSKAINQLKIPGVFAVNEKLYHNQTPAAQLIGTTNISDAEKKKRYPDLNLSPETKIGNTGLQRTFDEFLLSAGESKLVFHVDASGGPMFGVDVKYVEPANPLYPVKVVTTIDKQIQEKAEKLVDERGIKKGGLVLIDIKKSEIVAMVSRPALNIKDPNGAGAVNMMLTQKTPGSVFKTVTAAAAIDHKAASPSRTFNCNLTIDGRTDKQRELGMLNFESSFAQSCNRTFAELSQEIAEKDPDFLENYAKKLGLIGETGWKGDVYHTKVTQLYHEQTGKVWHDDDLKKDPKMIAKTAIGQQDVQTTPLAIANMMATIARGGKKEQVKAVSKVEFNNSTTVVDFKNQSMGGETLSPYTAMKMQQLLRKVVTEEKGTGASLRDLPVEVAGKSGTAQTNIEKGELNKWFAGYFPYKNPEYALVAVNFETKENSSSMTPLFSDIVKVIYAKDQD
- a CDS encoding YrrS family protein; the encoded protein is MGSRFNQRDQKRKVNKIYNIAITIVSILIVIVAITIFLSDGGTEANPTTTEPKQITDKDKGKLDKPAGKVEEKDSEKEADEDLNATEEEEEKATEDEEASDKAGDAELVEVEGSGDGNVAATYKSEGWKPVGTEQSGEHTTSFQKGSVDWNEMSKAIALGAGIDQGGMRLWWLQNGGSPNTAIGTVSEGDNPKTYRVHIEWVDGSGWKPVKVEELKVNDKRK
- the greA gene encoding transcription elongation factor GreA, producing MAIEKEYPMTKEGKLKLEQELEQLKTVKRKEVVERIKIARSFGDLSENSEYDSAKEEQAFVEGRITTIENMIRNAKIIEGDDSNTDTVSLGKTVTFVELPNGDEETYSIVGSVEADPFEGKISNDSPIAKSLMGKRVGDKVSIMTPGGEMSVKIVSIS
- a CDS encoding O-methyltransferase gives rise to the protein MLNGKIEQYLHSLIPERTGLIKEMEDFALENNVPIMEPEGIEVLLQILRLHQPQAILEVGSAIGYSAIRMAETLPGAKIVTLERNEARIGQARANIEKAGLNNRIALIEGDALEAGPKVAEHGPFDIIFVDAAKGQYKRFFELFEPFLAEAGVIITDNVLFKGLVAENIEDMEMTRRKRALIKKIRDFNMWLHDHPHFDTVILPIGDGVAISKHRGDKNEKA
- a CDS encoding U32 family peptidase, which gives rise to MNAIADKISKIVDGKRVIVKKPELLAPAGNLEKLKIAVHYGADAVFIGGQEYGLRSNAGNFTFEEMTEGVEFAKKYGAKVYVTTNIFAHNENIDGLEEYLEGLQEAGVHGIIVADPLIIETCKRVAPKVEIHLSTQQSLSNWKAVQYWKEEGLERVVLARETSAEEIREMKEKVDIEIEAFVHGAMCIAYSGRCTLSNHMTARDSNRGGCCQSCRWDYDLYELDQDGEKPLFEKEDAPFAMSPKDLKLIESLPGMIEIGIDSLKVEGRMKSIHYIATVISVYRKVIDAYCADPDHFTIKQEWLEELDKCANRETASSFMEGEIPGYKQQMFGNHTVKTRFDFAGLVLDYDEETKIATMQQRNFFKPGDEVEFFGPEIENFTQKIGTIWDESGNELEAARHPLQIVRIQVDDRVYVNNMMRKEN
- a CDS encoding DUF2536 family protein; protein product: MNFQLDLNLFEDKIEFFEAESIKNLEEKIQAQIEINKAIMLQVHSVSHQMYVSEEGRRFYSAVVHFKAKK
- a CDS encoding class I SAM-dependent methyltransferase, which encodes MGREFLDLFEEWSKSYDDTVGGHDIEYQEVFKHYDRILDSVTNRAHGHVLEFGVGTGNLTERLLKKGLKVTGIEPSPAMREIAVGKLGNVTHIADGDFMDFPEPESVDSIVSTYAFHHLTDEEKEKAIASYGKLLNTGGKIVFADTMYQSKEAHEKAISDAKQAGFHNLANDLQTEYYTTIPFLESVLEKHGYSVNFERCNQFVWIMEAEKL
- the udk gene encoding uridine kinase, which encodes MTRKKPVVIGVTGGSGSGKTSVTRSIFEFFQGHSILMLEQDYYYKDQSHLPFEERLKTNYDHPLAFDNDLLIDHINALLRYETIEKPVYDYSIHTRSEEVIAVEPQDVIILEGILVLEDERLRDLMDMKLYVDTDADLRILRRMTRDIKERGRSIESVIDQYISVVRPMHNQFIEPTKRYADIIIPEGGQNHVAIDLMVTKIQTILEQKSFL
- a CDS encoding peptidase U32 family protein — translated: MKKPELLVTPTSVNHIAELIEAGADAFVIGEQRYALRLAGEFTVEDVKKAIEMAHAAGKKVYVSMNAIFHNEKVDELEDYVTFLKEAGADRIVFGDPAVLMAVRAVAPDMPLHWNTEMTVTNWYTCNYWGKRGAVRALAAREISLDEIIEMKENAEVELEVQVHGMTCIFQSKRTLLGNYFEYQGKELAVENRQESRNMFLHDKERENKYPIYEDENGTHIMSPNDMCMIDELQELIEAEIDSLKIEGLLQTPEYITEMTKLYREAIDLCAEEPDRYEELKMDLYEKVKAIQPVSRELDTGFFFKESVY